A genome region from Calliopsis andreniformis isolate RMS-2024a chromosome 2, iyCalAndr_principal, whole genome shotgun sequence includes the following:
- the Chat gene encoding choline acetyltransferase, producing the protein MQKYLAQVEVIAPNHLEKTRSLVKAFLSGPGPKLQQRLLERKQQKTNWATDWWLNDMYLSVPLALPINSNPGLAARPKQFGNQKEAAVFLARFLTELLNYQELLDRNGLEVERVKSKDGKNMQSLCMAQHYQMFRIYRRPGINVDEQVILDRASSGDHIIVAHHNQFYSVPVRASDRGRITESELVQQILTIMETKADPRTPPVGILTTAKRPAWAKAREELLKNEQNRHNLELLERCLCVVCIDDDILPTTFNNPLKKEDRWIGDRDYANVLHHTLHGGGSRHLGANRWFDKTFHAILGKDGMWGLTYEHSAGEAPAIFKAFEELTEKVDAMPPPDENTVPSHLPAPEKLEWHLSEQSLNYIRDAMTSFDALVEDLDLCILWFQDYTKEFVKSCKISPDVYIQLALQFTHFRLHGNLVATYESAGIRRFALGRVDCIRAASPEALAWAKAMCQGDPESQTTNQQNSAPDEGTKRQERIKELFDLAVQRQTKEMNDNITGQGIDNHLMGLHYCAKEAGEVVPDIFTDEAYRIVHHFALSTSQVTTKNDTIVGYGPVVPDGYGCAYNIRNNGFIFSVSAFHSDGRTNAMRFAQTLEQSLRDMASMLKNAVQR; encoded by the exons GCAACCGACTGGTGGTTAAATGATATGTATCTCTCTGTTCCTCTGGCTTTACCAATCAACAGCAATCCTGGTCTAGCAGCAAGACCAAAACAGTTTGGTAATCAGAAAGAAGCTGCCGTATTTCTCGCAAGATTTCTAACAGAGTTGCTTAACTACCAAGAATTATTAGATAG AAATGGATTGGAAGTGGAACGAGTTAAATCGAAAGACGGCAAGAATATGCAAAGCCTATGTATGGCTCAACATTATCAAATGTTCCGAATTTATCGACGGCCAGGTATAAACGTGGATGAGCAAGTCATTCTCGATAGAGCTTCGTCAGGCGATCACATAATCGTTGCTCACCATAACCAG TTTTACAGCGTGCCAGTTAGGGCATCTGACCGAGGTCGTATCACCGAATCTGAGCTAGTCCAGCAAATTTTAACGATTATGGAAACTAAAGCTGATCCTAGAACTCCGCCTGTCGGCATTTTAACAACTGCCAAGAGACCAGCTTGGGCAAAAGCCAGAGAAGAATTGCTCAAAA ACGAGCAGAATCGGCACAATCTGGAGTTATTGGAAAGGTGCCTTTGCGTGGTTTGCATCGACGATGACATACTGCCAACGACTTTCAATAATcccttgaagaaagaggaccgaTGGATTGGAGATCGAGATTACGCAAACGTGCTTCATCATACTCTCCACGGTGGCGGTTCTAGGCATTTAGGTGCAAATCGATGGTTCGATAAAACTTTCCACGCTATTCTTGGCAAG GATGGCATGTGGGGATTGACTTACGAGCATTCAGCCGGAGAAgcaccagcaattttcaaagcATTTGAAGAATTAACAGAAAAGGTCGACGCGATGCCACCACCCGACGAAAATACAGTACCATCTCATTTGCCTGCGCCAGAGAAACTTGAGTGGCACTTGTCCGAGCAAAGTCTCAATTATATCAGAGATGCTATGACTTCTTTCGACGC GCTGGTGGAGGACTTGGATCTCTGTATTCTGTGGTTCCAAGATTATACGAAAGAATTTGTAAAATCTTGTAAAATTAGCCCTGATGTGTACATACAACTAGCGTTGCAATTTACACACTTTAG ATTGCATGGAAACTTAGTTGCAACTTACGAGAGTGCAGGCATTCGAAGATTTGCGCTTGGAAGGGTAGACTGCATCAGGGCGGCCAGTCCAGAAGCTCTCGCATGGGCGAAGGCCATGTGCCAAGGAGATCCTGAAAGTCAAACAACGAATCAGCAAAACAGCGCCCCAGACGAAGGCACCAAAAGA CAAGAGAGAATCAAGGAGCTGTTCGATTTAGCAGTCCAGAGGCAGACTAAAGAGATGAATGACAACATAACTGGACAAGGAATTGACAACCATTTAATGGGGCTTCACTATTGCGCGAAAGAAGCTGGAGAAGTAGTTCCGGATATCTTCACGGATGAGGCTTATAGGATCGTTCATCATTTTGCCCTCTCGACATCGCAG GTGACTACAAAGAACGACACGATTGTCGGGTACGGACCAGTGGTACcagatggctatggttgcgcctACAACATCAGAAACAACGGCTTCATATTCTCTGTATCCGCTTTTCATAGCGATGGCAGAACAAACGCAATGCGATTCGCGCAAACGCTTGAGCAAAGCTTGCGAGACATGGCATCAATGTTGAAGAACGCTGTCCAGCGATAA